A region from the Salvia splendens isolate huo1 chromosome 15, SspV2, whole genome shotgun sequence genome encodes:
- the LOC121769361 gene encoding 5'-deoxynucleotidase HDDC2-like isoform X2 codes for MASVAAAKVTPYSITTANPKKYLFSHKFSIKVSFCPDSPSPRLVAVNSNNPNLDSVNSVSGFGSGPGSAESSHEFPSPCAAIDFLTLCHRLKSTKRKGWLNHGIKGPESIADHMYRMSLMALIADDAPGVNRERCIKIAIVHDIAEAIVGDITPSDGVPKHEKSRMEQEALDEMCKVLGGGMRAEEIQELWQEYETNSSLEANLVKDFDKVEMILQALEYETEHGKILDEFFLSTAGKFQTEIGKRWAAEIISRRNSR; via the exons ATGGCGTCAGTAGCTGCTGCTAAAGTAACCCCATATTCCATTACAACGGCTAATCCGAAAAAATATCTATTTTCCCACAAATTCTCCATAAAAGTCTCTTTTTGCCCAGACTCGCCGAGCCCAAGACTCGTCGCAGTTAATTCCAACAACCCGAATCTCGATTCCGTCAATTCTGTTTCCGGGTTTGGATCGGGGCCAGGAAGCGCGGAAAGTTCGCATGAGTTTCCGTCTCCTTGCGCTGCCATTGATTTTCTCACATTGTGTCATCGCTTGAAG TCTACGAAACGGAAAGGATGGCTGAATCATGGCATAAAGGGTCCTGAATCAATAGCTGATCACATGTATCGTATGTCATTGATGGCTTTGATTGCTGATGATGCTCCTGGTGTCAACAGGGAACG GTGTATCAAGATAGCAATCGTTCATGATATTGCAGAAG CCATTGTTGGAGATATAACCCCATCTGATGGTGTGCCAAAGCATGAAAAGAGTAGAATGGAGCAAGAGGCATTAGATGAAATGTGCAAGGTTCTTGGTGGCGGGATGAGGG CTGAAGAAATACAAGAACTATGGCAAGAGTACGAAACCAACTCATCTTTAGAGGCCAACCTTGTGAAAGATTTTGATAAA GTTGAAATGATTCTACAGGCGTTAGAGTACGAAACAG AGCATGGGAAGATATTGGACGAATTCTTTCTGTCAACTGCAG GAAAATTTCAAACTGAAATCGGGAAAAGATGGGCAGCCGAAATCATTTCCAGAAGAAATTCGAGATGA
- the LOC121769361 gene encoding 5'-deoxynucleotidase HDDC2-like isoform X1 has product MASVAAAKVTPYSITTANPKKYLFSHKFSIKVSFCPDSPSPRLVAVNSNNPNLDSVNSVSGFGSGPGSAESSHEFPSPCAAIDFLTLCHRLKSTKRKGWLNHGIKGPESIADHMYRMSLMALIADDAPGVNRERCIKIAIVHDIAEAIVGDITPSDGVPKHEKSRMEQEALDEMCKVLGGGMRAEEIQELWQEYETNSSLEANLVKDFDKVEMILQALEYETAEHGKILDEFFLSTAGKFQTEIGKRWAAEIISRRNSR; this is encoded by the exons ATGGCGTCAGTAGCTGCTGCTAAAGTAACCCCATATTCCATTACAACGGCTAATCCGAAAAAATATCTATTTTCCCACAAATTCTCCATAAAAGTCTCTTTTTGCCCAGACTCGCCGAGCCCAAGACTCGTCGCAGTTAATTCCAACAACCCGAATCTCGATTCCGTCAATTCTGTTTCCGGGTTTGGATCGGGGCCAGGAAGCGCGGAAAGTTCGCATGAGTTTCCGTCTCCTTGCGCTGCCATTGATTTTCTCACATTGTGTCATCGCTTGAAG TCTACGAAACGGAAAGGATGGCTGAATCATGGCATAAAGGGTCCTGAATCAATAGCTGATCACATGTATCGTATGTCATTGATGGCTTTGATTGCTGATGATGCTCCTGGTGTCAACAGGGAACG GTGTATCAAGATAGCAATCGTTCATGATATTGCAGAAG CCATTGTTGGAGATATAACCCCATCTGATGGTGTGCCAAAGCATGAAAAGAGTAGAATGGAGCAAGAGGCATTAGATGAAATGTGCAAGGTTCTTGGTGGCGGGATGAGGG CTGAAGAAATACAAGAACTATGGCAAGAGTACGAAACCAACTCATCTTTAGAGGCCAACCTTGTGAAAGATTTTGATAAA GTTGAAATGATTCTACAGGCGTTAGAGTACGAAACAG CAGAGCATGGGAAGATATTGGACGAATTCTTTCTGTCAACTGCAG GAAAATTTCAAACTGAAATCGGGAAAAGATGGGCAGCCGAAATCATTTCCAGAAGAAATTCGAGATGA
- the LOC121767749 gene encoding uncharacterized protein LOC121767749 gives MYVTRPLSQLLKSPETVSAAVDGPNSGFLVIQDEESLRYSFFGLFKNHSLKQLPFPQDKELIVQYTTTTNTSDDIGQPTQSSHDPIFLIPALNRPLSSNRYYAIVPHGKRIGEALTCSREADKVSCCFCRWVTDVKPRPLDPRNVYQQVHIAPYNAFGSSKGEFVAKSVVSDGFPPDFLRRKGWTIETKTPNTFTLGEARGLDARLRASLLELDSSRVVGKWYTPFVFVKDGSLRDQVKQSMYYEVILLQRWEPIFKICRDRNNNGINSVVIDATVEKEEVFVGGIRKAVWNGKSAVDGVIWFRSEDGGGEGVGLRVELVERMKWEEERGGWMGGEETQVKIHKVEELGGEDVDWNEFGCYVLVERFNVRRMDGSVLISCDFKHSHKLNTKWA, from the exons ATGTATGTGACAAGGCCTCTGTCCCAGCTGCTCAAATCACCAGAAACCGTATCAGCAGCAGTCGATGGTCCGAACAGCGGATTCCTAGTCATCCAAGACGAGGAATCTTTAAGATACTCCTTTTTCGGGCTGTTCAAAAATCACAGCCTCAAACAGCTGCCTTTCCCTCAAGACAAGGAGCTCATCGTTCAatacaccaccaccaccaacacCAGCGACGACATCGGCCAACCCACTCAATCATCTCACGATCCAATATTCTTGATCCCTGCCCTGAACCGCCCCTTGTCGTCCAATCGCTACTACGCCATTGTTCCCCATGGAAAACGCATAGG AGAAGCGTTGACCTGCTCAAGAGAAGCAGATAAGGTGAGTTGCTGCTTCTGCCGCTGGGTCACTGACGTGAAGCCGAGGCCGTTGGATCCGCGCAACGTGTATCAGCAGGTCCATATTGCTCCATACAACGCCTTTGGCAGCTCCAAGGGAGAGTTCGTGGCCAAGTCTGTTGTATCGGATGGTTTCCCTCCTGACTTCCTGCGGAGGAAGGGCTGGACCATCGAAACCAAGACGCCAAACACCTTCACACTGGGTGAAGCACGAGGCCTTGATGCCAGGCTCCGTGCTAGTCTGCTTGAGTTGGACTCATCTAGAGTGGTTGGGAAATGGTACACTCCCTTCGTGTTTGTCAAGGATGGGTCGTTGAGGGATCAAGTGAAGCAATCCATGTATTATGAGGTTATACTGCTGCAGAGATGGGAACCGATTTTCAAGATTTGCCGCGATCGTAATAATAATGGGATTAATTCAGTAGTGATTGATGCTACGGTTGAAAAGGAGGAGGTGTTTGTTGGTGGGATCAGAAAAGCTGTGTGGAATGGGAAAAGCGCGGTGGATGGAGTGATTTGGTTTAGGAGTGAAGACGGCGGAGGAGAAGGAGTGGGGTTGAGAGTAGAGTTGGTGGAGAGGATGAAATGGGAGGAGGAGAGAGGAGGTTGGATGGGAGGGGAGGAGACACAAGTGAAGATTCATAAGGTGGAGGAATTGGGAGGAGAAGATGTTGATTGGAATGAGTTTGGATGTTATGTTTTGGTGGAGAGGTTCAATGTGAGGAGAATGGATGGGAGTGTGCTCATTTCTTGTGATTTTAAACATTCTCATAAGCTGAACACTAAGTGGGCATAG
- the LOC121768663 gene encoding F-box/kelch-repeat protein At3g23880-like: MILLFTFNVVLSLFSFTPFSQIQTLKQLLLLSQFLATIALFSISAHRQVSTNIDAAKLFSPTPVIEIFTMEGKQICSDSSANNQLKKTKATTHLQFQTPSLGEIVDLPEEIIQDILLRLPVKSLLKSRCVSKSWNSLISSSRFVKSHLKHSAENANFANHRIIFTLLNPTYTLKQCSVNSLMRDPLVVAPNVDFPNQTPHSTVWVVGSCNGIICLAIDEDDVFLWNPATRKSKQLPSAVVEMKPGFYYSWGFGYCKSEGDYKVVGLFCDYDDGGLRESVVKIYSLRADSWKRIGDFSFGVPYDDTGKFAGGKLHFAASKGMDFGSSWTIVSLDLESEAYGIVEQPSYGEGFSNFSLELLGGCLSILYVYEMKRTDLWVLKEEEESWTRVASIPYSSGLGNYVYSNPLLIMPNGEILLVFSGSFLVYNPKDDSFRWPDVERFIEADIYFESLVPL; the protein is encoded by the exons ATGATCCTTCTTTTCACATTCAATGTAGtactttctcttttttctttcacTCCATTTTCTCAAATTCAAACACTCAAACAACTCCTCCTTCTTTCTCAATTTCTTGCCACAATTGCTCTCTTTTCTATATCAGCACACCGTCAG GTTTCCACTAACATAGACGCCGCCAAACTCTTCTCTCCGACTCCGGTGATCGAAATCTTCACTATGGAAGGCAAACAAATTTGTTCAGATTCATCCGCAAACAATCAATTGAAGAAAACCAAAGCCACTACCCACCTTCAATTTCAAACTCCCTCCCTCGGAGAAATCGTGGATCTCCCTGAAGAAATCATCCAAGATATCCTCTTAAGGCTCCCCGTCAAATCCCTCTTGAAATCCAGGTGCGTTTCAAAATCGTGGAATTCTTTGATTTCCAGTTCCCGATTCGTCAAATCTCATCTGAAACACTCCGCGGAAAACGCGAATTTCGCCAATCACAGAATCATATTTACTCTTTTAAACCCTACCTATACCCTCAAGCAATGCTCCGTTAACTCGTTGATGCGCGACCCTCTGGTCGTCGCGCCCAACGTTGACTTCCCTAACCAAACCCCGCATAGCACCGTTTGGGTTGTGGGCTCTTGTAATGGTATAATTTGCCTCGCCATTGATGAAGACGACGTCTTTCTGTGGAACCCAGCTACGAGGAAATCGAAGCAGCTCCCTTCTGCAGTCGTTGAAATGAAGCCTGGGTTTTACTACAGTTGGGGCTTTGGTTATTGCAAATCGGAGGGTGATTACAAGGTTGTGGGATTGTTCTGTGATTATGATGATGGAGGTCTGCGGGAGTCGGTTGTGAAGATTTACAGTTTGAGGGCTGATTCTTGGAAGAGAATTGGGGATTTCAGCTTTGGTGTTCCTTACGATGATACGGGGAAGTTTGCGGGTGGGAAGCTCCACTTTGCCGCGAGCAAGGGGATGGATTTTGGTTCTAGTTGGACCATTGTTTCCCTTGATTTGGAGAGCGAGGCGTATGGCATTGTGGAGCAACCGAGTTATGGAGAAGGTTTCTCTAATTTCTCTCTGGAGTTACTTGGAGGTTGTCTTAGCATTCTTTACGTTTATGAAATGAAACGGACGGATTTGTGGGTTCtcaaggaggaggaggagtcgTGGACTAGGGTGGCTTCGATTCCTTACTCTTCCGGTCTGGGGAACTATGTTTACTCGAACCCTTTGTTGATCATGCCAAATGGTGAGATCTTGTTGGTGTTTAGTGGGAGCTTTCTAGTTTACAATCCAAAAGATGATTCTTTTAGGTGGCCCGATGTGGAGAGGTTCATCGAAGCAGACATCTATTTTGAAAGCTTGGTCCCACTTTGA
- the LOC121768661 gene encoding inorganic pyrophosphatase TTM2-like: MGKDEFAHRKHGLLKNQVRIVKRNDSDRYEVAPIPDNLSFEKGFFAVVRACQLLAQKNEGLILIGVAGPSGAGKTVFTEKILNFMPSIAVISMDNYNDASRIIDGNFDDPRLTDYDTLLKNIHDLKEGKPADVPIYDFKSSSRTGYRTVDVPSSRIVIIEGIYALSEKLRPFLDLRVSVTGGVHFDLVKRVLRDIQRAGQEPEEIIHQISETVYPMYKAFIEPDLRTAHIKIINKFNPFAGFQSPTYILKSTKNVTEEEIKAVMSKDHTESTEQTYDIYLLPPGEDPEICQSYLRMRNKDGMYNLMFEEWVTDSPFVISPRITFEVSVRLLGGLMALGYTIAAILKRSSHVFCDERVCIKIDWLEQLNRHYLQVQGRDRLIVKCVADQLGLDGSYVPRTYIEQIQLEKLVNEVMTMPDDLRTKLSLDEDYASSPKEALSRASAERAAASTKHLRSGLSHSYSSNREKNLTKIDRRFEDRTADSQAMLTNQGAAAQLSEQISTLNDRMNDFTSRVEELNSKLISKKGSPSSQNIAQAEVPYGSAPTSYFISGLENGSLTGSMMPNSLSSSHLSKDVSFLDELTSIARGQRQVIIQLESLSSLLRENLGEKSGHDRRRNRGEITGNSSSRVIAILASVAVGGLGICLFKGLSSRN, encoded by the exons ATGGGTAAAGATGAATTTGCTCATCGGAAACATGGGCTCTTGAAAAATCAAGTTCGGATAGTTAAGAGGAATGATTCAGACCGCTATGAGGTTGCTCCAATTCCTGATAATTTGTCTTTTGAGAAAGGGTTCTTCGCCGTAGTTCGTGCTTGCCAGTTGTTGGCACAAAAGAATGAAGGACTCATATTAATAGGAGTAGCTGGTCCCTCTGGAGCTGGGAAGACTGTGTTCACAGAGAAGATACTTAACTTTATGCCAAGCATTGCCGTCATTTCAATGGACAACTACAATGATGCAAGTCGAATTATAGATGGAAACTTTGATG ATCCACGCTTGACAGACTATGACACTTTGCTGAAAAACATTCATGACCTCAAGGAAGGGAAGCCAGCTGATGTCCCAATATATGATTTCAAGTCCAGCTCTCGCACGGGATACAG GACAGTTGACGTTCCAAGTTCTCGCATTGTCATTATAGAGGGCATCTATGCGTTAAGTGAAAAACTTCGCCCTTTTCTGGATCTCCGGGTGTCTGTGACTGGTGGTGTTCACTTTGACCTCGTTAAAAGAGTCTTGCGAGACATTCAACGTGCTGGACAGGAACCAGAAGAAATAATACACCAAATATCTGAAACA GTGTATCCAATGTATAAGGCATTTATTGAGCCTGACCTTCGCACTGCCCATATAAAAATTATCAACAAATTTAACCCATTTGCTGGATTCCAGTCTCCTACTTATATTCTCAAG TCTACAAAAAATGTGACTGAGGAGGAAATCAAAGCTGTCATGTCCAAAGATCATACAGAAAGCACTGAACAGACATATGACATATATCTTTTGCCTCCTGGTGAAGATCCAGAGATCTGCCAATCTTACCTGAGGATGCGCAATAAAGATGGAATGTATAATCTCATGTTTGAG gaatgGGTCACTGACTCTCCATTTGTCATTTCGCCAAGAATAACATTTGAAGTTAGTGTCCGGCTCCTCGGAGGATTAATGGCTTTGGGATACACAATAGCAGCCATTCTCAAACGAAGTAGCCATGTCTTTTGTGACGAAAGAGTCTGTATTAAGATCGATTGGCTGGAGCAGTTAAATCGTCATTATCTTCAG GTACAAGGTAGAGACCGCCTTATTGTAAAATGTGTGGCAGATCAGCTAGGGTTGGATGGTTCATACGTTCCAAGAACATATATCGAACAAATACAGCTGGAGAAACTTGTTAATGAGGTTATG ACAATGCCAGATGATTTGAGGACCAAGCTGAGCTTAGATGAGGACTACGCCTCGAGCCCAAAAGAAGCCCTTTCTCGAGCCTCAGCAGAAAGGGCAGCAGCAAGTACGAAACATCTTAGGAG TGGCTTGTCGCATTCATATTCATCAAACAGGGAGAAAAACCTAACCAAGATTGACAGAAGATTCGAGGATAGGACAGCAGACTCACAAGCGATGTTAACCAATCAG GGGGCTGCAGCACAGCTTTCAGAACAGATATCTACCCTTAACGACCGTATGAATGATTTCACATCTCGTGTTGAAGAGCTAAATTCCAAGTTGATTAGCAAGAAAGGTTCACCCAGTTCGCAAAACATAGCACAAGCTGAGGTCCCTTATGGCTCAGCTCCGACTTCTTACTTCATTTCCGGGTTAGAGAATGGATCCCTAACTGGATCCATGATGCCTAATTCTTTGTCTTCGTCTCATTTATCAAAAGACGTGTCTTTTCTTGACGAG CTAACAAGTATAGCACGAGGTCAACGCCAAGTAATCATTCAGCTAGAGAGCCTCAGCAGTCTTCTCCGTGAAAATCTGGGGGAGAAATCGGGTCATGACAGAAGGCGCAACAGAGGTGAGATTACAGGTAACAGTTCGAGTAGGGTTATAGCGATTTTGGCTTCAGTGGCAGTTGGTGGTCTGGGAATATGTTTGTTCAAGGGCCTTTCGTCGCGGAATTGA
- the LOC121767800 gene encoding ceramide synthase 1 LOH3-like isoform X1, with the protein MSLIQSLRSIDLEQESYPQYGDFFVLPFFALLFPTIRFLLDRLVFQKLGMRLIYGKGKELVENESNEQKKKIAKFKESAWKCIYYLSAEVLALAVTYNEPWFKETRYFWVGPGEQVWPDQTYKLKLKGLYMYVGGFYTYSIFALIFWETRRSDFGVSMSHHVATFILIALSYVFRFARAGSVILALHDASDVFLEVGKMSKYSGAEALASFSFVLFVISWVILRLIYYPFWILWSTSYEVVQTLDKDKHKFEGPIYYYLFNSLLFSLLVLHIYWWVLMYRMLVKQIQERGRVSEDVRSDSEDEDSHED; encoded by the exons ATGTCTTTAATTCAATCGTTGAGATCCATTGATTTGGAGCAAGAATCCTACCCGCAGTATGGAGATTTCTTTGTTCTTCCATTTTTCGCTCTGCTTTTCCCTACTATCCGGTTTTTGCTTGACAGATTGGTTTTTCAG AAACTTGGAATGCGTTTAATATATGGAAAGGGAAAGGAATTAGTAGAAAATGAGTCAAATGAGCAGAAAAAAAAGATTGCAAAGTTCAAGGAGTCAGCATGGAAATGTATTTATTATCTTTCTGCTGAGGTTTTGGCACTTGCTGTTACATACAATGAGCCTTGGTTTAAAGAGACAAGATATTTTTGGGTGGGACCTGGAGAACAAGTATGGCCTGACCAAACATATAA GCTGAAACTGAAGGGCCTGTATATGTATGTTGGTGGATTCTATACATACTCCATATTCGCTCTGATATTTTGGGAAACGAGGCGCTCTGACTTTGGGGTCTCTATGAGCCATCACGTTGCAACTTTTATTCTGATCGCGCTGTCTTACGTATTCAG ATTTGCACGAGCAGGTTCGGTTATTTTAGCTCTTCATGATGCCAGTGATGTATTTCTTGAAGTAGGGAAGATGTCCAAGTATAGTGGTGCAGAAGCACTGGCTAGCTTCTCGTTTGTTCTTTTCGTGATATCCTGGGTGATACTTCGTTTGATATACTATCCATTCTGGATACTCTGGAGCACAAG CTATGAGGTTGTCCAGACGCTGGACAAGGATAAACACAAATTCGAGGGACCAATCTATTACTACCTTTTCAATtcccttcttttttctttgctTGTTCTTCATATCTACTGGTGGGTGTTGATGTACCGGATGCTTGTCAAGCAAATCCAAGAAAGGGGTCGTGTCAGTGAAGATGTTAGGTCTG ATTCTGAAGATGAAGATTCTCATGAAGATTGA
- the LOC121767800 gene encoding ASC1-like protein isoform X2, translated as MRLIYGKGKELVENESNEQKKKIAKFKESAWKCIYYLSAEVLALAVTYNEPWFKETRYFWVGPGEQVWPDQTYKLKLKGLYMYVGGFYTYSIFALIFWETRRSDFGVSMSHHVATFILIALSYVFRFARAGSVILALHDASDVFLEVGKMSKYSGAEALASFSFVLFVISWVILRLIYYPFWILWSTSYEVVQTLDKDKHKFEGPIYYYLFNSLLFSLLVLHIYWWVLMYRMLVKQIQERGRVSEDVRSDSEDEDSHED; from the exons ATGCGTTTAATATATGGAAAGGGAAAGGAATTAGTAGAAAATGAGTCAAATGAGCAGAAAAAAAAGATTGCAAAGTTCAAGGAGTCAGCATGGAAATGTATTTATTATCTTTCTGCTGAGGTTTTGGCACTTGCTGTTACATACAATGAGCCTTGGTTTAAAGAGACAAGATATTTTTGGGTGGGACCTGGAGAACAAGTATGGCCTGACCAAACATATAA GCTGAAACTGAAGGGCCTGTATATGTATGTTGGTGGATTCTATACATACTCCATATTCGCTCTGATATTTTGGGAAACGAGGCGCTCTGACTTTGGGGTCTCTATGAGCCATCACGTTGCAACTTTTATTCTGATCGCGCTGTCTTACGTATTCAG ATTTGCACGAGCAGGTTCGGTTATTTTAGCTCTTCATGATGCCAGTGATGTATTTCTTGAAGTAGGGAAGATGTCCAAGTATAGTGGTGCAGAAGCACTGGCTAGCTTCTCGTTTGTTCTTTTCGTGATATCCTGGGTGATACTTCGTTTGATATACTATCCATTCTGGATACTCTGGAGCACAAG CTATGAGGTTGTCCAGACGCTGGACAAGGATAAACACAAATTCGAGGGACCAATCTATTACTACCTTTTCAATtcccttcttttttctttgctTGTTCTTCATATCTACTGGTGGGTGTTGATGTACCGGATGCTTGTCAAGCAAATCCAAGAAAGGGGTCGTGTCAGTGAAGATGTTAGGTCTG ATTCTGAAGATGAAGATTCTCATGAAGATTGA